A window from Dioscorea cayenensis subsp. rotundata cultivar TDr96_F1 unplaced genomic scaffold, TDr96_F1_v2_PseudoChromosome.rev07_lg8_w22 25.fasta BLBR01001453.1, whole genome shotgun sequence encodes these proteins:
- the LOC120256458 gene encoding homeobox protein knotted-1-like 2, translating to MEDFSLLGAACSSREGGGGHGHGQGHGHGFMYAIPSSTSTATVAPGLMQPPLQPPNPNPLFKDEALSHPQTIIHGDPIKARIISHPQYSALLSAYLDCQKVGAPPEVAARITVAARELEERQRATTAATCRRDEPLSDPELDQFMEAYCDMLVKYREELTRPIQEAMDFLKRIESQLNSISNGAATRFLSNDDKYDGVGSSEEEQDASGGEAEHPEIDPRAEEKELKHHLLRKYSGYLSSLRQELSKKKKKGKLPKEARQKLLNWWELHYKWPYPSESEKVALADSTGLDQKQINNWFINQRKRHWKPSEDMQFVVMDGYHAQNAAAFYMDGPFMADHGLYRLGP from the exons ATGGAAGACTTCTCTCTCTTGGGAGCTGCTTGCAGCTccagagaaggaggaggaggacatGGACATGGACAAGGACATGGACATGGGTTCATGTATGCTATTCCTTCTTCTACATCCACAGCCACAGTTGCACCAGGACTCATGCAACCACCACTACAAccaccaaaccctaatcctctctTCAAAGATGAAGCACTTTCTCATCCTCAAACCATCATCCATGGTGACCCCATCAAAGCCAGGATCATCTCTCATCCTCAGTACTCTGCTCTTCTCTCAGCTTACTTAGATTGCCAGAAG GTCGGAGCACCGCCGGAGGTGGCGGCGAGGATCACGGTGGCCGCCAGAGAGCTTGAAGAACGCCAGAGAGCCACCACTGCTGCCACTTGTCGCCGTGATGAGCCACTCTCTGACCCTGAGCTTGATCAGTTCatg GAAGCATACTGTGATATGTTAGTGAAGTACCGTGAAGAGTTAACAAGGCCAATTCAAGAAGCCATGGATTTCTTGAAAAGGATTGAGTCTCAACTCAACTCCATCTCTAATGGTGCTGCAACTCGCTTCCTCTCAAATG ATGATAAATACGACGGAGTTGGTTCATCTGAAGAAGAGCAAGATGCAAGCGGAGGAGAAGCAGAGCATCCAGAGATCGATCCACGAGCCGAGGAGAAAGAACTAAAGCATCATCTTCTTCGGAAATACAGTGGATACTTGAGCAGTCTCCGGCAAGAATTGtcgaaaaagaagaagaaagggaagCTCCCAAAAGAAGCCAGACAGAAACTACTCAACTGGTGGGAATTGCACTATAAATGGCCATATCCATCG GAGTCGGAAAAAGTCGCATTGGCTGATTCTACAGGTCTTGATCAGAAGCAAATTAACAATTGGTTcatcaatcaaagaaaaagacattGGAAGCCATCGGAAGACATGCAATTCGTCGTCATGGATGGTTATCATGCACAGAATGCAGCTGCATTTTACATGGATGGACCATTCATGGCTGATCACGGATTGTATCGACTTGGCCCGTGA